The genomic segment tatgttgaaaaacaaaagcaaaagaagcaggtaaatctactgttaaatagttgtttactgtacttttttttatttttttattcttggatgttgaaaatgtgagcaggAAATGTTTCTTCTTGTTAATTGAAGCACTTTATTCCAtcaagatgtgaatgcattggccattaattgttgtttgtatcataattaatTGATAGGTCATTCCCTTACGAGAAATAACAgcaatataggaaacttcacctgcagtgtccagtatttttttcaatctcacactggtttaaattttttggttaaaaaatactgaatcaatttaaactcactgaatcgtttcgtATCGTATCtttctaaataaattaaaatcgtACATCTTAACGATTCAATTTGAATCATAATTATATGTTGCGATGCAATttaggtacaaaacccaaaaccaatgaagtgggcacattgtgtaaattgtaaataacaaCAGAATCCAATTAttggcaaatacttttcaacctatattcaattgaatacactgcaaaaacaagatacgtaacatttgaactgagaaactttgttattttttgcaaatattagctcatgtggaatttgatgcctgcaacatgtttaaaaaaagctgtcacaagtggcaaaaaagactgacaaatttgaggaatgctcatcaaacactcatttggaacatcccacaggtgaacaggctaattgggaacaggtgagtgacatgattgggtataaaagcagcttccatgaaatgctcagtcattcacaaacaaggatggggcgagggtcaccactttgtcaacaaatgcgtgagcaaattgtcgaacaatttaagaacaacatttctcaatgagctattgcaaggaatttagagatttcaccttCTACGGCCCGtggtatcatcaaaaggttcagagaatctggagaaatcactgcacgtaaacgtaataaacattgaatgcccgataccgtcgatccctcaggcggtactgcatcaaaaaccgacatcagtgtgtaaaggatatcaccacatgagctcaagaacacttcagaaaaccactgtcagtaactacagcttgtcgctacatcaatcaatcaatgtttatttatatagccctaaatcacaagtgtctcaaagggctgtacaagtcacaacgacatctgtaagtgcaagtcaaaactctactatgcaaagccaaagccatttatcaacaacacccagaaacactgccggctttgctgggcccgagctcatctaagatggactgatgcaaagtgtaaaagtgttccgtgaatgcccctgcttatttcagcaagacaatgccaagccacattctacaCGTGTTAAAAcagagtggcttcatagtaaaagactgtgggtactagactggcctgcctgtagtccagacctgtctcccattaaaaatgtgtggcacattatgaagcataaaatgcGACAACGGAAACCTCGgaccgttgaacaacttaagctgtacatcaagcaaggatgggaaatagttccacctgaaaaacttaaaaaattggtctcctcagttcccaaacgtttactgagtgttgttaaaaggaaaggccatgtaacacagtggtaaaaatgcccctgtaccaacttttttgcaatgtgttgctgccgttaaattttaagttaatgattatgtgcaaaaaaaaaaattgagtttctcagttcgaacattaaatatcttgtatttgcagtctattcaattgaatataagtttaaaatgattttctaattattgtattttgtttttatttacgaattacacaacgtgtcaatttcactggttttgggttttgtacctaaATTGCATCGCAACATCAAATTATGATTCGAATTAAATCATTAAGATGAATCATTACACCCTATAgactatgcatggtgcaatcgtatgtgcgcaatatgtattatttattgcagaTTCTTTGGtcttttgttgtgttttactttgtagctgtgctttttcaatgtatttatgtacTTTTGTGTTATTTAATGTTTCCCTACTGTTGGCATGTGTTTTTACCTAATTTGTTGTgtactttttgtatctgcacaccaaccacataatttccccgtTGTGGGATGAATGAAGCCTATATTATCCTATCCTATATTAAATTATATATCGCAATATGAATTATAGGTCATATTGCTCATCCCTAGTTAAAAGTCCCCTCGCCCTGGCTTGTTCTTTTTTTCTGAATGtctcatgtgactgagcaaagctgGATGTTTCCAAAGCATgcgtttgtcttcttgtgtcctgcagatgtCTGTGAAGATCATCTTCTCCCTGAGAACCAGGAGTGGAGCTTCAGGATGGAGCAGGAGGAGCCACAGACCTCCCACATTCAGGAGGAAGACGAAGCGTCACAGACTCCTCTCGTTAAAAACGAAGAGGAAGACCCACGGACCCCCCGTgtcaaagaggaagaggaggaaatcagcatcagtcaggagggagagcatcgtaaatggttggaggagttcccagtgattgtgaagagtgaagattataaggtcaaaggtgaaagtgaggagaagagagaggtggagcctccaagcagcagctcaactcaacacctgACAACAGAAGCTAAAGGAGACCACACTgaggatgaagactctaaagctgataagacatgtcacactgacaacacacgctTAAAATGTtgtcactgtgacaaaacttttcAACGCCCTAGTGATcttaaaagacacatgagaatacacactggagaaaaacccttttcctgctcagaatgtggtaaaagttttgcacgAAAATATGTGTTGAATGAACACATGCTGAGTCACTCTGGAGAAaagcctttttcttgttcaatctgcggtaaagattttgtaCAAAGTCactatttgaaagtacacattagattacacaccggagaaaaacctaacacctgttcaatctgtggtaaaggttttgtaagaAGTTCCAAtttgaaagcacacatgagaacacacactggagaaaaacccttttcctgctcgttatgtggtaaaggttttgctcACAAAAATTTGTTAAAAGAACACATgcaaatacacactggagaaaaacgttTTTCCTGCTCAGCATGTGATAAAGGTTTTGCACGGCAACATTTgttgaaagaacacatgagaatacacactagagaaaaacctttttcatgctcagaatgtggtaaaagctttACCCGAAATAAATTGTTGAAGGAACacttgagaacacacactggagaaaaacctttttcctgctcagcatGTGATAAAGGTTTTGTACGGAAACATTTgttgaaagaacacatgagaatacacacgggagaaaaacctttttcctgctcagtatGTGGTAAGAGCTTTGCCCGAAATAAA from the Entelurus aequoreus isolate RoL-2023_Sb linkage group LG20, RoL_Eaeq_v1.1, whole genome shotgun sequence genome contains:
- the LOC133635799 gene encoding zinc finger protein OZF-like isoform X9, translated to MCERTIAEYEEELCPTKEDKERHHQLLDAVFKKHQVVLHTTDVQQPPHTKEDDLHPPFLKAENAEPSRIKEEEEEVWITREEECLLGQKEADLTKFPLTVVSVKTEDHEDKPPDSSQLHHSPNVCEDHLLPENQEWSFRMEQEEPQTSHIQEEDEASQTPLVKNEEEDPRTPRVKEEEEEISISQEGEHRKWLEEFPVIVKSEDYKVKGESEEKREVEPPSSSSTQHLTTEAKGDHTEDEDSKADKTCHTDNTRLKCCHCDKTFQRPSDLKRHMRIHTGEKPFSCSECGKSFARKYVLNEHMLSHSGEKPFSCSICGKDFVQSHYLKVHIRLHTGEKPNTCSICGKGFVRSSNLKAHMRTHTGEKPFSCSLCGKGFAHKNLLKEHMQIHTGEKRFSCSACDKGFARQHLLKEHMRIHTREKPFSCSECGKSFTRNKLLKEHLRTHTGEKPFSCSACDKGFVRKHLLKEHMRIHTGEKPFSCSVCGKSFARNKFLKEHMTTHTGEKPFSCSICGKSFARSYMFKVHMRTHTGEKVLSCSMCGERFSYKYQCKKHTCAG
- the LOC133635799 gene encoding gastrula zinc finger protein XlCGF57.1-like isoform X8, whose amino-acid sequence is MWERTIAEYEEELCPTKEENEVDAVFKKHQVVKHRTVALMLQVKKRSVQPCTSDVQQPPHTKEDDLHPPFLKAENAEPSRIKEEEEEVWITREEECLLGQKEADLTKFPLTVVSVKTEDHEDKPPDSSQLHHSPNVCEDHLLPENQEWSFRMEQEEPQTSHIQEEDEASQTPLVKNEEEDPRTPRVKEEEEEISISQEGEHRKWLEEFPVIVKSEDYKVKGESEEKREVEPPSSSSTQHLTTEAKGDHTEDEDSKADKTCHTDNTRLKCCHCDKTFQRPSDLKRHMRIHTGEKPFSCSECGKSFARKYVLNEHMLSHSGEKPFSCSICGKDFVQSHYLKVHIRLHTGEKPNTCSICGKGFVRSSNLKAHMRTHTGEKPFSCSLCGKGFAHKNLLKEHMQIHTGEKRFSCSACDKGFARQHLLKEHMRIHTREKPFSCSECGKSFTRNKLLKEHLRTHTGEKPFSCSACDKGFVRKHLLKEHMRIHTGEKPFSCSVCGKSFARNKFLKEHMTTHTGEKPFSCSICGKSFARSYMFKVHMRTHTGEKVLSCSMCGERFSYKYQCKKHTCAG
- the LOC133635799 gene encoding zinc finger protein OZF-like isoform X10 codes for the protein MWERTIAEYEEELCPTKEENEVDAVFKKHQVVKHRTDVQQPPHTKEDDLHPPFLKAENAEPSRIKEEEEEVWITREEECLLGQKEADLTKFPLTVVSVKTEDHEDKPPDSSQLHHSPNVCEDHLLPENQEWSFRMEQEEPQTSHIQEEDEASQTPLVKNEEEDPRTPRVKEEEEEISISQEGEHRKWLEEFPVIVKSEDYKVKGESEEKREVEPPSSSSTQHLTTEAKGDHTEDEDSKADKTCHTDNTRLKCCHCDKTFQRPSDLKRHMRIHTGEKPFSCSECGKSFARKYVLNEHMLSHSGEKPFSCSICGKDFVQSHYLKVHIRLHTGEKPNTCSICGKGFVRSSNLKAHMRTHTGEKPFSCSLCGKGFAHKNLLKEHMQIHTGEKRFSCSACDKGFARQHLLKEHMRIHTREKPFSCSECGKSFTRNKLLKEHLRTHTGEKPFSCSACDKGFVRKHLLKEHMRIHTGEKPFSCSVCGKSFARNKFLKEHMTTHTGEKPFSCSICGKSFARSYMFKVHMRTHTGEKVLSCSMCGERFSYKYQCKKHTCAG
- the LOC133635799 gene encoding zinc finger protein OZF-like isoform X11, with product MLQVKKRSVQPCTSDVQQPPHTKEDDLHPPFLKAENAEPSRIKEEEEEVWITREEECLLGQKEADLTKFPLTVVSVKTEDHEDKPPDSSQLHHSPNVCEDHLLPENQEWSFRMEQEEPQTSHIQEEDEASQTPLVKNEEEDPRTPRVKEEEEEISISQEGEHRKWLEEFPVIVKSEDYKVKGESEEKREVEPPSSSSTQHLTTEAKGDHTEDEDSKADKTCHTDNTRLKCCHCDKTFQRPSDLKRHMRIHTGEKPFSCSECGKSFARKYVLNEHMLSHSGEKPFSCSICGKDFVQSHYLKVHIRLHTGEKPNTCSICGKGFVRSSNLKAHMRTHTGEKPFSCSLCGKGFAHKNLLKEHMQIHTGEKRFSCSACDKGFARQHLLKEHMRIHTREKPFSCSECGKSFTRNKLLKEHLRTHTGEKPFSCSACDKGFVRKHLLKEHMRIHTGEKPFSCSVCGKSFARNKFLKEHMTTHTGEKPFSCSICGKSFARSYMFKVHMRTHTGEKVLSCSMCGERFSYKYQCKKHTCAG
- the LOC133635799 gene encoding zinc finger protein 436-like isoform X7, producing MTKTQTCYYVCEEHILPEHQKWRFRMEQEAPQPSHIKDEDKVPETPHIKKEEEDPLTLHLKNEEDPLTPHFTEEEMPQTPHLKKEENEPQPPHIKEEEEEHSISQGGEHLKWLEEFPVIGVIVKSEDDRVKGESEEKRVVEPPSSSSTQHMTTEADGDHCGGSQADQLLAPLSDSDDTTSHSPDTDDEDSKDVQQPPHTKEDDLHPPFLKAENAEPSRIKEEEEEVWITREEECLLGQKEADLTKFPLTVVSVKTEDHEDKPPDSSQLHHSPNVCEDHLLPENQEWSFRMEQEEPQTSHIQEEDEASQTPLVKNEEEDPRTPRVKEEEEEISISQEGEHRKWLEEFPVIVKSEDYKVKGESEEKREVEPPSSSSTQHLTTEAKGDHTEDEDSKADKTCHTDNTRLKCCHCDKTFQRPSDLKRHMRIHTGEKPFSCSECGKSFARKYVLNEHMLSHSGEKPFSCSICGKDFVQSHYLKVHIRLHTGEKPNTCSICGKGFVRSSNLKAHMRTHTGEKPFSCSLCGKGFAHKNLLKEHMQIHTGEKRFSCSACDKGFARQHLLKEHMRIHTREKPFSCSECGKSFTRNKLLKEHLRTHTGEKPFSCSACDKGFVRKHLLKEHMRIHTGEKPFSCSVCGKSFARNKFLKEHMTTHTGEKPFSCSICGKSFARSYMFKVHMRTHTGEKVLSCSMCGERFSYKYQCKKHTCAG
- the LOC133635799 gene encoding oocyte zinc finger protein XlCOF6.1-like isoform X12; protein product: MEQEEPQTSHIQEEDEASQTPLVKNEEEDPRTPRVKEEEEEISISQEGEHRKWLEEFPVIVKSEDYKVKGESEEKREVEPPSSSSTQHLTTEAKGDHTEDEDSKADKTCHTDNTRLKCCHCDKTFQRPSDLKRHMRIHTGEKPFSCSECGKSFARKYVLNEHMLSHSGEKPFSCSICGKDFVQSHYLKVHIRLHTGEKPNTCSICGKGFVRSSNLKAHMRTHTGEKPFSCSLCGKGFAHKNLLKEHMQIHTGEKRFSCSACDKGFARQHLLKEHMRIHTREKPFSCSECGKSFTRNKLLKEHLRTHTGEKPFSCSACDKGFVRKHLLKEHMRIHTGEKPFSCSVCGKSFARNKFLKEHMTTHTGEKPFSCSICGKSFARSYMFKVHMRTHTGEKVLSCSMCGERFSYKYQCKKHTCAG